In Mytilus edulis chromosome 4, xbMytEdul2.2, whole genome shotgun sequence, the following proteins share a genomic window:
- the LOC139518496 gene encoding forkhead box protein A4-like, producing MCNTNPTAMVLPYGLKVATQTPYLHFGVSPMALDMQRAQQLYDYSTRLQYGLSRYPNALGLSPYHPSPAEAYMQHYFKDPRARFIHEEPKPNHSYIGLIAMAILSARDKKLVLSDIYQWILDNYPYFRARGPGWRNSIRHNLSLNDCFIKSGRSANGKGHYWAIHPANVDDFQKGDFRRRRAQRRVRKHMGLSVPDDEDSPSPSPTSTSHTWDDNSTENPGTDEKVSEEEEDIKVEIIDESENQIIQNQIPRQQPTTRKRLFDVESLLAPDDIVIKRPTVFDIRNLKYHSSVDSSSSSRHNSQSDNNSELSDNSEKENIANSSCEDNDCTDDKVLHTENSVQTYSNIETKDPIVIASRPSAFQNAHARAWNSLMPYLATYPYIRRQQGLGNPSTYPTASTFEGLTTGNMFKSASD from the coding sequence ATGTGTAACACGAACCCAACAGCCATGGTCTTGCCGTATGGACTTAAAGTAGCAACACAGACTCCGTACCTACATTTTGGAGTTTCTCCTATGGCACTAGATATGCAGCGTGCACAACAGCTGTATGATTACAGCACCCGTTTGCAGTATGGACTTAGCAGATATCCAAATGCATTAGGACTATCGCCATACCATCCAAGCCCAGCTGAAGCGTACATGCAGCACTATTTCAAAGATCCAAGGGCACGATTTATACACGAGGAACCAAAGCCAAACCATAGTTATATTGGGTTAATCGCAATGGCAATTCTAAGTGCCAGGGATAAAAAGTTAGTTCTGAGTGACATTTATCAGTGGATTTTAGATAATTATCCCTATTTTAGAGCAAGAGGACCAGGATGGAGAAATAGCATTCGTCACAATTTGTCTCTTAACGACTGCTTTATCAAATCAGGAAGAAGTGCAAATGGAAAAGGACATTATTGGGCAATACATCCTGCAAATGTTGATGACTTTCAAAAAGGAGATTTTAGAAGGAGACGCGCACAGAGACGAGTACGTAAACATATGGGACTATCAGTTCCAGATGATGAGGACAGTCCTAGTCCGTCACCTACTTCAACTTCTCACACCTGGGATGATAACTCTACTGAAAATCCTGGGACCGACGAAAAAGTAAGTGAAGAAGAAGAGGatataaaagttgaaataatagacGAATCGGAGAACCAAATTATTCAAAATCAAATACCAAGACAGCAACCTACAACACGTAAGCGTCTTTTTGATGTAGAGAGCTTACTAGCTCCTGATGACATTGTTATCAAACGACCAACTGTTTTCGACAttagaaatttaaaatatcattctTCAGTTGATAGTTCTAGTTCATCTCGTCATAATTCACAGAGTGACAATAACAGTGAACTTTCTGACAATTCAGAAAAAGAAAACATTGCAAACAGTAGTTGTGAAGATAACGATTGCACGGACGATAAAGTTTTACATACAGAAAATTCAGTGCAAACCTATTCCAACATAGAAACGAAGGACCCAATTGTGATCGCAAGTAGGCCCAGCGCATTTCAAAATGCACATGCACGAGCTTGGAACTCTCTTATGCCATACTTGGCAACCTATCCATATATTCGTAGACAGCAAGGATTAGGAAATCCAAGCACATATCCAACTGCTTCAACATTCGAAGGACTTACAACTGGGAACATGTTCAAATCTGCGTCTGACTGA